Proteins co-encoded in one Arachis hypogaea cultivar Tifrunner chromosome 13, arahy.Tifrunner.gnm2.J5K5, whole genome shotgun sequence genomic window:
- the LOC112732980 gene encoding defensin Ec-AMP-D2: MERARFGLILCLVLLIASQEMVVQSEGRKCDSQSHHFKGKCFSDTNCASVCHGEGFTGGECRGFRQRCFCTRNC; this comes from the exons ATGGAGAGGGCACGATTTGGGCTTATCCTTTGTTTGGTTCTTCTCATTGCTTCTC AGGAGATGGTGGTGCAAAGCGAGGGAAGAAAGTGTGATTCACAGAGCCATCATTTTAAAGGGAAATGCTTTAGCGACACAAACTGCGCATCCGTTTGCCATGGTGAGGGCTTCACAGGTGGCGAATGCCGTGGCTTCCGTCAGCGCTGCTTTTGCACTAGAAATTGTTGA
- the LOC112732981 gene encoding patellin-3 yields MMAEEAPKNQEAVVVTHVPPPEAEEEKKQPVTLGTHLSKLPESGTFKEESTKLSDLPETHNKALQELKSLVQEALNNHQFSVPNQPKQQHKPEEAVTAEKESETKEEEKVSEPATKTDNEDEVGEEVKETAVVEVEEKVVAAPSIDDDGAKTVEAIEETVVAVSVSTTESPHRPAQKVCQEAKEDVPLPPEEVSIWGIPLLADERSDVILLKFLRARDFKVKDAFAMMKNTIRWRKEFGINELMEENLGCDELEKVVFMHGFDKEGHPVCYNIFGEFENKELYKKTFSDEEKRQRFLRWRIQFLEKSIRKLDFNPGAISTIVQVNDLKNSPGLAKWELRQATKEALQLLQDNYPEFVAKQVFINVPWWYLAVNRMISPFLTQRTKSKFVFAGPSKSADTLLRYISAEQLPVKYGGLSKEGEFGNSDAVTEITVKPATKHTVEFPVTEKCLLSWELRVIGWEVSYGAEFVPSSEGSYTVIIQKARKVSSSEEPVLCNSFKIGEAGKVVLTIDNPTSKKKKLLYRLKTKTSPSD; encoded by the exons ATGATGGCCGAGGAAGCTCCAAAGAACCAAGAGGCGGTGGTGGTTACACATGTTCCGCCGCCTGAGGCCGAGGAGGAGAAGAAGCAGCCCGTGACTTTGGGCACTCACCTCTCCAAGCTTCCGGAATCAGGAACCTTCAAGGAAGAAAGCACCAAGCTTTCTGATCTCCCTGAGACCCACAACAAGGCGCTACAAGAACTCAAGAGCCTCGTTCAGGAAGCTCTTAATAACCACCAATTCTCTGTCCCTAACCAACCCAAGCAACAACACAAGCCTGAAGAAGCTGTAACTGCTGAGAAAGAAAGTGAAacgaaagaggaagaaaaagtttCTGAACCTGCCACGAAAACAGACAACGAGGACGAGGTGGGAGAAGAAGTGAAAGAAACCGCAGTGGTTGAGGTTGAAGAAAAGGTGGTGGCTGCTCCATCCATTGATGATGATGGTGCAAAAACTGTTGAGGCTATTGAAGAGACCGTTGTTGCTGTCTCTGTTTCAACAACAGAGAGTCCACATCGACCGGCACAGAAAGTTTGCCAAGAAGCCAAGGAGGACGTGCCATTGCCACCGGAAGAGGTATCCATTTGGGGGATACCGCTGCTTGCAGACGAAAGAAGCGACGTCATCCTCTTGAAGTTCCTGCGCGCCAGAGACTTCAAAGTGAAAGACGCTTTCGCCATGATGAAGAATACAATCCGGTGGAGGAAAGAGTTCGGAATCAATGAGCTAATGGAGGAGAATTTAGGTTGTGATGAACTGGAGAAGGTGGTGTTCATGCATGGATTCGACAAAGAAGGACACCCTGTTTGTTACAACATATTCGGCGAGTTCGAGAACAAGGAGCTGTATAAGAAGACATTCTCTGATGAGGAGAAGAGGCAGAGGTTCCTGAGATGGAGGATTCAGTTCTTGGAGAAGAGTATTAGGAAACTGGACTTCAACCCTGGCGCCATTTCCACCATTGTTCAGGTCAATGATCTCAAGAACTCGCCTGGTCTTGCCAAGTGGGAGCTTAGACAAGCTACCAAAGAAGCCCTTCAGCTACTTCAGGACAATTACCCTGAATTTGTGGCCAAACAG GTGTTCATCAATGTGCCATGGTGGTACCTTGCTGTGAATAGAATGATAAGCCCTTTCCTTACCCAGAGAACCAAGAGCAAGTTTGTGTTTGCAGGGCCTTCAAAATCAGCAGACACCCTTTTGAG ATACATAAGTGCAGAGCAACTTCCGGTGAAGTATGGTGGACTAAGCAAAGAGGGGGAGTTCGGAAACTCCGATGCTGTTACGGAAATCACAGTGAAGCCAGCAACGAAACATACGGTGGAATTTCCTGTTACTGAG AAATGTTTGCTTTCTTGGGAGCTGAGAGTTATAGGCTGGGAAGTAAGCTATGGTGCTGAATTTGTTCCAAGCTCGGAAGGTAGCTACACAGTGATTATTCAGAAGGCTAGAAAGGTTTCTTCATCAGAAGAACCAGTGCTTTGCAACAGTTTCAAGATTGGTGAGGCTGGAAAAGTTGTCCTCACCATTGATAATCCAACCTCTAAGAAGAAGAAGCTCCTCTATCGCTTGAAGACCAAGACTTCCCCTTCTGATTGA